One genomic window of Oncorhynchus kisutch isolate 150728-3 linkage group LG24, Okis_V2, whole genome shotgun sequence includes the following:
- the LOC109869131 gene encoding 40S ribosomal protein S10: MLMPKKNRIAIYELLFKEGVMVAKKDVHLAKHPELADRNVPNLHVMKAMQSLKSTGYVKEQFAWRHFYWYLTNEGIQYLRDFLHLPPEIVPATLRRQMRPETARPRPKGMEGERGERPARFNREGGDRDNYRRSAAPPGADKKAEAGAGAATEFQFRGGFGRGRGQQPPQE, from the exons ATGCTGATGCCCAAGAAGAATCGTATAGCCATCTACGAGCTACTCTTCAAGGAGGGGGTGATGGTGGCCAAAAAGGATGTGCATCTGGCTAAGCACCCGGAGCTGGCAGATAGGAATGTGCCCAACCTACACGTAATGAAGGCCATGCAG TCTCTGAAGTCAACTGGGTACGTGAAGGAGCAGTTTGCCTGGCGCCACTTCTACTGGTACCTGACCAATGAGGGCATCCAGTACCTGAGGGACTTCCTGCATCTGCCCCCAGAGATTGTTCCCGCCACTCTGCGTCGTCAGATGCGCCCTGAGACCGCCCGGCCCAGGCCTAAAG gtatggagggtgagagaggtgAGCGGCCAGCTAGGTTTAACCGTGAAGGAGGAGACCGAGACAACTACAGACGTTCTGCTGCACCAC CTGGTGCAGACAAGAAGGCTGAAGCAGGCGCTGGTGCAGCTACTGAGTTCCAATTC AGAGGCGGATTTGGACGTGGCAGAGGACAGCAACCACCACAGGAGTAA
- the LOC109869133 gene encoding diphosphoinositol polyphosphate phosphohydrolase 1-like isoform X2 has translation MSVVVGLKTSGLSLDVAAVREVCEEAGVKGTLGRLLGIFENTERKHRTYVYVLMVTEMLEDWEDSVNIGRKREWFKTDDASRVLQCHKPVQASYFAALQQGFLSNNMTPLVATIGGGDHSPTYNINHNSRSKYK, from the exons ATGTCAGTGGTAGTCGGACTCAAGACAAGTGGATTGTCCCTGGACGTGGCTGCTGTTCGAGAGGTGTGTGAAGAG GCTGGTGTCAAGGGGACATTGGGGCGACTACTAGGAATTTTCGAG AACACAGAGAGGAAGCACAGAACATATGTCTATGTCCTAATGGTTACAGAGATGTTAGAAGACTGGGAGGACTCTGTGAATATTG GTAGAAAAAGGGAATGGTTTAAGACCGATGATGCCAGCAGGGTGCTGCAGTGCCACAAGCCTGTGCAGGCCTCGTACTTTGCGGCCCTACAACAGGGCTTCCTGAGCAACAACATGACGCCCCTGGTGGCCACAATAGGGGGAGGAGACCACTCCCCTACCTACAACATCAACCATAACTCTAGATCGAAGTATAAGTAA